From Streptomyces sp. NBC_00775, one genomic window encodes:
- a CDS encoding phosphoribosyltransferase: MNNAVNDVDHVHNTDDVNNTVDVNDVVWTGTWVAERLGVELVGDEKLSDLLGLALRRNPKRAHLLVSNVLGKHVPQSPSVVYGYGFALGRRVRDLLGTEDARAAVVLGYAETATGLGHSVADGVGLAPYLHSTRRPVEGVARAGGFEESHSHATSHLLLPEDAGLLAGSGPLVLVDDEFSTGNTVLNTIRALHERYPRERYVVVALVDMRSPADLGRLEDFAAEIGALVDLVSAASGTVKFPEGVLEKGQALVAAHETAAPAAPAQGRAGKATRVELGWPRGVPDGGRHGFTPGHRIRLDGALPAMAARIADALPDGARRVLVLGFEELMYAPLRLARELEQVVDADVRYSTTTRSPVLALDDPGYAIRSRIVFPAHDNPDDGPGERYAYNVAGAGFDAVVAVVDSVADTPELRAPDGLLAQLAAHTPSVLLAVVPSYVPARPSTERPSMLPEPLRGPAFSSYAPEEVGWLLQDLSDVGLEAPTEEREEAIQSGGAHYAESLPVEYQPSPQYQELFHTALGTSAARIAQAVGAVTELVLAERSPRPVLVSLARAGTPVGVLMRRWAAHRHGLDLPHYAVSIVRGRGIDANALRWLAAHHDPADVVFVDGWTGKGAITRELADAIKEFEDSDGITGFDPEIAVLADPGSCVKTYGTREDFLIPSACLNSTVSGLISRTVLRSDLVGEHDFHGAKFYRELAGSDVSVDFLDAVAAHFADVADAACAQAKELLAADRTPTWEGWAAVERISEEYEIHDVNLVKPGVGETTRVLLRRVPWKILARAGAGADLDHVRLLAEQRGVPVEEVAELPYTCVGLIHPKYTRGATGADGKAVTV, encoded by the coding sequence ATGAACAACGCAGTGAACGACGTGGACCACGTGCACAACACGGACGACGTGAACAACACAGTCGACGTGAACGACGTGGTGTGGACCGGGACTTGGGTCGCCGAGCGGCTCGGCGTCGAACTCGTCGGCGACGAGAAGCTGAGCGACCTGCTGGGGCTCGCGCTGCGCCGCAACCCCAAGCGTGCGCATCTGCTCGTGTCCAACGTCCTGGGCAAGCACGTACCGCAGTCGCCGTCCGTGGTGTACGGGTACGGGTTCGCGCTCGGCCGGCGGGTGCGCGACCTGCTGGGCACCGAGGACGCCCGCGCGGCCGTGGTCCTCGGGTACGCGGAGACGGCCACCGGGCTCGGCCACTCGGTCGCGGACGGCGTGGGCCTCGCGCCCTACCTGCACTCCACCCGCCGCCCGGTCGAGGGCGTCGCCCGGGCGGGCGGCTTCGAGGAGTCCCACTCGCACGCCACCTCGCATCTGCTGCTCCCCGAGGACGCCGGTCTGCTGGCGGGCTCCGGCCCGCTGGTCCTCGTCGACGACGAGTTCTCCACCGGCAACACGGTCCTCAACACGATCCGCGCCCTGCACGAGCGGTATCCGCGGGAGCGGTACGTGGTCGTGGCCCTGGTCGACATGCGCTCGCCCGCGGACCTGGGGCGCCTGGAGGACTTCGCCGCCGAGATCGGCGCCCTGGTGGACCTGGTGTCCGCGGCCTCGGGCACGGTGAAGTTTCCGGAGGGCGTCCTGGAGAAGGGGCAGGCCCTGGTCGCCGCGCACGAGACGGCGGCGCCCGCGGCCCCCGCTCAGGGACGCGCCGGCAAGGCCACTCGCGTCGAGCTGGGCTGGCCCCGAGGCGTCCCCGACGGCGGGCGGCACGGGTTCACGCCCGGGCATCGAATACGGCTGGACGGGGCGCTGCCCGCCATGGCCGCCCGGATCGCCGACGCGCTGCCCGACGGCGCCCGGCGGGTGCTCGTGCTCGGCTTCGAGGAGCTGATGTACGCGCCGCTGCGGCTGGCGCGGGAGCTGGAGCAGGTGGTGGACGCCGACGTGCGCTACTCCACGACCACCCGCTCGCCCGTCCTCGCCCTCGACGACCCCGGTTACGCGATCCGCAGCCGAATCGTTTTCCCGGCCCACGACAACCCCGACGACGGCCCCGGCGAGCGCTACGCCTACAACGTCGCCGGCGCCGGCTTCGACGCCGTGGTCGCCGTCGTCGACTCCGTGGCCGACACCCCCGAACTGCGTGCCCCCGACGGCCTGTTGGCCCAGCTCGCCGCGCACACCCCGAGCGTCCTGCTCGCCGTCGTCCCCAGTTACGTCCCCGCACGGCCGTCCACCGAAAGGCCCTCCATGCTGCCTGAGCCCCTCCGCGGCCCCGCCTTCTCCTCGTACGCGCCCGAAGAGGTCGGCTGGCTGCTCCAGGACCTCTCGGACGTGGGCCTGGAGGCGCCGACCGAGGAGCGGGAGGAGGCCATCCAGAGCGGCGGCGCCCACTACGCGGAGTCGCTGCCGGTCGAGTACCAGCCGAGCCCCCAGTACCAGGAGCTGTTCCACACCGCGCTGGGCACCTCGGCCGCCCGGATCGCGCAGGCCGTCGGCGCCGTCACCGAGCTGGTGCTCGCCGAGCGGTCGCCGCGCCCCGTGCTGGTGTCCCTGGCCCGCGCGGGCACGCCCGTCGGTGTCTTGATGCGCCGCTGGGCCGCGCACCGCCACGGCCTCGACCTGCCGCACTACGCCGTCTCCATCGTCCGCGGCCGCGGCATCGACGCCAACGCGCTGCGCTGGCTGGCCGCCCACCACGACCCGGCCGACGTCGTCTTCGTCGACGGCTGGACCGGCAAGGGCGCCATCACCCGCGAACTCGCCGACGCGATCAAGGAGTTCGAGGACTCCGACGGCATCACCGGCTTCGACCCGGAGATCGCGGTGCTCGCCGACCCGGGCTCGTGTGTGAAGACGTACGGCACCCGCGAGGACTTCCTCATCCCCTCCGCCTGCCTCAACTCGACGGTCTCCGGGCTGATTTCGCGTACGGTGCTGCGCTCCGACCTGGTCGGTGAACACGACTTCCACGGCGCGAAGTTCTACCGCGAGCTCGCCGGCTCCGATGTCTCCGTCGACTTCCTGGACGCCGTCGCCGCCCACTTCGCCGACGTCGCCGACGCGGCCTGCGCGCAGGCCAAGGAGCTCCTCGCCGCCGACCGCACCCCCACCTGGGAGGGCTGGGCGGCGGTTGAGCGGATCAGCGAGGAGTACGAGATCCACGACGTGAACCTGGTCAAGCCGGGCGTCGGTGAGACCACCCGGGTGCTGCTGCGCCGCGTCCCCTGGAAGATCCTCGCGCGCGCCGGAGCGGGCGCCGACCTCGACCACGTACGCCTGCTCGCCGAGCAGCGCGGGGTGCCCGTCGAGGAGGTCGCCGAACTCCCGTACACCTGCGTGGGGTTGATCCACCCGAAGTACACGCGCGGCGCGACCGGCGCCGACGGCAAGGCGGTGACGGTCTGA
- a CDS encoding HAD family hydrolase, whose protein sequence is MSAPKVLVASDLDRTLIYSSAALALTMPDARAPRLLCVEVHESKPLSFMTETAAALLTELGDLAVFVPTTTRTRKQYQRINLPGPAPTYAICANGGHLLVDGVSDPDWHASVTARLATECAPLAEVREYLEATADPAWVRKHRVAEDLFAYLVVERELLPEEWVKELAVWAESRGWTVSLQGRKIYAVPKPLTKSAAVREVARRTGAPLTLAAGDSLLDADLLLAADRGWRPGHGELAESDWTAPAITALPERGVSAGERILREFLHAGRPGAAA, encoded by the coding sequence ATGTCCGCGCCCAAGGTGCTCGTCGCCAGTGACCTCGACCGTACGCTGATCTACTCCTCGGCCGCCCTCGCGCTGACCATGCCGGACGCCCGCGCGCCCCGGCTGCTCTGTGTCGAGGTGCACGAGAGCAAGCCGCTGTCGTTCATGACGGAGACGGCCGCCGCCCTCCTCACCGAACTCGGTGACCTGGCGGTCTTCGTCCCCACCACGACCCGCACCCGCAAGCAGTACCAGCGCATCAACCTGCCGGGCCCCGCGCCGACGTACGCGATCTGCGCCAACGGCGGGCACCTGCTCGTCGACGGGGTGTCCGACCCCGACTGGCACGCGAGCGTGACGGCGCGGCTCGCCACGGAGTGCGCGCCGCTGGCCGAGGTGCGGGAGTACCTGGAGGCCACCGCCGACCCGGCCTGGGTCCGCAAGCACCGGGTCGCCGAGGACCTGTTCGCGTATCTGGTGGTGGAGCGCGAACTGCTGCCCGAGGAGTGGGTGAAGGAACTGGCCGTGTGGGCGGAGAGCCGCGGCTGGACGGTGTCGTTGCAGGGCCGCAAGATCTACGCCGTGCCGAAGCCGCTCACCAAGAGCGCGGCCGTGCGGGAGGTCGCCCGCCGCACCGGCGCGCCGCTGACCCTCGCGGCCGGCGATTCCCTCCTGGACGCCGACCTGCTGCTGGCGGCCGACCGGGGCTGGCGCCCGGGCCACGGTGAACTCGCGGAGTCCGACTGGACGGCGCCCGCGATCACCGCGCTTCCGGAGCGGGGGGTCTCGGCGGGGGAGCGGATCCTGCGGGAGTTCCTGCACGCCGGCCGCCCGGGAGCGGCTGCCTGA
- a CDS encoding FmdB family zinc ribbon protein, giving the protein MPRYEYRCRTCGDTFELSRPMAESAAPAACPAGHDDTVKLLSTVSVATGGSASAPAPAPRSGGGGGGCCGGGCCG; this is encoded by the coding sequence ATGCCTCGCTACGAGTACCGCTGCCGGACCTGCGGCGACACCTTCGAACTGAGCCGCCCGATGGCGGAGTCCGCCGCCCCCGCGGCCTGCCCCGCCGGGCACGACGACACGGTGAAGCTCCTGTCGACGGTCTCCGTCGCCACGGGCGGCTCGGCGTCCGCCCCGGCCCCGGCGCCACGCTCCGGCGGGGGCGGAGGCGGCTGCTGCGGCGGGGGCTGCTGCGGCTGA
- a CDS encoding transglycosylase domain-containing protein — MARPQEGDDRPKRAEPQQPARRRTANEVPAEETTQLRIPPRAEETTQLRIPPAAETPAERTTQLRIPSRGNVSAEAHQEAEESAQRADRGASSGHRGSRRKPAPPSGLAARFAPLARRLKPRYPRPGRSGWRRWMPSWRQWLGAWGLAIGLTGTLLVIAYAATDIPENLNTYATQQDNVYFWSDGTPMARTGWVRRQAMPLKDIPEDVRWAVLAAENESFYSDPGISLKGIGRALVRTVGEGDTQGGSTITQQYVKNVYLTQNQTVSRKFTEAMIALKLDNKMSKDKILEGYLNTSWFGRGTYGLQRASQAYYGKDVSQLNASEGAFLASLLKGAGLYDPTLSKANHARAVERWSWILDRMVKIGKLSPAERATYKKFPAPLKQSQTFDTGKQSDYLVELATQYAKKAGHISDKEFDLGGYQIYTTFDRKRETALTDAVTKARKKALKEDPKAAKTAHYGAASVAADGRILAVYGGPDHRTQGYNESNATTVPAGSAFLPFVYAAGLEHGVHKTRGSTATPVTPDSVYNGDDGVPVTTPEGPYWDRSGKKVAAHNDGKKSYGQITLRKALAASVNVPFMQLGMDTGLAQVRKTAEAAGLLSSSMGPQVPALSLGSSTPSAIRMSSSYATFAAGGTHIEPYSVRRITRNGSKVDLDTPGPHRAVSAEVAREVTEALTDSFSTGHAGAAPASAQVAGKAGTTSDDKAAWYVGTNRSVTTSVVLYRMDLTKSLEPLPLKGIDAVSGADVPYGIWSGAMSPLR; from the coding sequence GTGGCTAGACCGCAGGAGGGCGACGACCGCCCGAAGCGCGCCGAACCGCAACAGCCCGCGCGCCGTCGTACGGCGAACGAGGTTCCCGCTGAGGAAACCACCCAGCTCCGTATCCCGCCCCGTGCCGAGGAAACCACCCAGCTCCGCATCCCGCCCGCCGCCGAGACTCCCGCCGAGAGGACCACCCAGCTTCGCATCCCGTCTCGCGGGAACGTCTCCGCCGAGGCGCACCAGGAGGCGGAGGAATCCGCGCAACGAGCCGACCGGGGGGCGAGTTCAGGCCATCGCGGCAGCCGCCGTAAACCCGCACCGCCGTCCGGCCTCGCCGCGCGGTTCGCACCCCTCGCCCGCCGTCTCAAACCGCGGTACCCGCGGCCCGGCCGCTCCGGCTGGCGGCGCTGGATGCCCTCCTGGCGGCAGTGGCTGGGAGCCTGGGGCCTGGCCATCGGGCTGACCGGCACCCTGCTGGTCATCGCCTACGCCGCCACTGACATACCCGAGAACCTGAACACCTACGCCACCCAGCAGGACAACGTCTACTTCTGGTCGGACGGGACACCCATGGCCCGTACCGGCTGGGTGCGGCGACAGGCGATGCCGCTGAAGGACATCCCCGAGGACGTGCGCTGGGCGGTCCTCGCGGCGGAGAACGAGAGCTTCTACTCCGACCCGGGCATCTCCCTCAAAGGAATCGGCCGTGCTCTGGTGCGCACTGTCGGCGAGGGTGACACCCAGGGCGGCTCCACCATCACCCAGCAGTACGTCAAGAACGTCTACCTGACCCAGAACCAGACGGTGAGCCGCAAGTTCACCGAGGCGATGATCGCCCTCAAGCTCGACAACAAGATGAGCAAGGACAAGATCCTGGAGGGCTACCTCAACACCAGCTGGTTCGGCCGCGGCACCTACGGCCTCCAGCGTGCCTCCCAGGCCTACTACGGCAAGGACGTCAGCCAGCTCAATGCCAGCGAGGGCGCCTTCCTCGCCTCCCTGCTCAAGGGCGCGGGCCTGTACGACCCCACCCTGAGCAAGGCGAACCACGCCCGCGCCGTGGAGCGGTGGTCCTGGATCCTCGACCGCATGGTCAAGATCGGCAAGCTGTCGCCGGCCGAGCGGGCCACCTATAAGAAGTTCCCCGCGCCGCTCAAGCAGTCCCAGACGTTCGACACCGGCAAGCAGAGCGACTACCTGGTCGAGCTGGCGACCCAGTACGCCAAGAAGGCCGGGCACATCTCGGACAAAGAGTTCGACCTGGGCGGCTACCAGATCTACACGACCTTCGACCGGAAGCGGGAGACGGCGCTCACCGACGCCGTGACCAAGGCCCGCAAGAAGGCGCTCAAGGAGGACCCCAAGGCGGCGAAGACCGCGCACTACGGGGCCGCCTCGGTGGCCGCCGACGGCAGGATCCTCGCCGTCTACGGTGGCCCCGACCACCGTACGCAGGGCTACAACGAGTCCAACGCCACCACCGTCCCGGCAGGTTCGGCGTTCCTGCCGTTCGTCTACGCCGCCGGCCTGGAACACGGCGTCCACAAGACGCGTGGCAGCACCGCCACACCGGTCACGCCCGACTCTGTCTACAACGGCGACGACGGCGTCCCGGTCACCACGCCCGAGGGCCCCTACTGGGACCGCAGCGGCAAGAAGGTCGCCGCGCACAACGACGGCAAGAAGTCGTACGGGCAGATCACTCTGCGCAAGGCGCTCGCCGCGTCCGTGAACGTGCCGTTCATGCAGCTCGGGATGGACACCGGCCTGGCCCAGGTGCGCAAGACCGCTGAGGCGGCAGGCCTGCTCTCGTCCAGCATGGGACCGCAGGTGCCCGCGCTGTCCCTGGGCAGCTCCACGCCCAGCGCGATCCGGATGTCGAGCTCCTACGCCACCTTCGCCGCGGGCGGGACGCACATCGAGCCCTACTCCGTGCGGCGCATCACCCGCAACGGTTCCAAGGTCGACCTGGACACGCCCGGTCCCCATCGCGCGGTGAGCGCCGAAGTGGCCCGCGAGGTCACCGAAGCGCTCACGGACTCCTTCAGTACCGGCCACGCCGGCGCGGCGCCCGCGTCGGCGCAGGTGGCCGGGAAGGCCGGCACCACGTCGGACGACAAGGCCGCCTGGTACGTGGGCACGAACCGTTCCGTGACGACCTCGGTCGTCCTCTACCGCATGGACCTGACCAAGAGCCTCGAACCACTGCCCCTCAAGGGCATCGACGCCGTATCCGGCGCCGACGTCCCGTACGGCATCTGGTCGGGCGCGATGAGTCCGCTGCGCTGA
- a CDS encoding amidase domain-containing protein, with translation MRSKKLSRRCSTVTAVALSAVLLPLSAAHAADTSPTTVNRATTDAFGRAADAVFTDRTAALLDGNQATRTALKPTGGIPLSAALTRTENTAVSSLRGTRSRLAALGEAYTAADTQVTVNRTRVKGKRATAWVTETTTLTYEKIRGDEPDTTGFRAHHVLTFTAQPDGTWKLSGERSTDKGPRQVNEPVTGTTPRKTTMAAVDAPRAATTYPAPANPKTLTGSTYDYAAMATYAEKYWKNYNTAYRKFNSVGGDCTNYLSQSLNAGGWKQVSSSSEEYGTWSYGTSTQTDTWVGVNEWSWFTQTAKRTTALANVYQMDVGDVMQMDFDKDGSKDHSMITSYRSSSGVPYLTYHDTDTYRRSVSSILASYPTSAYYAYRT, from the coding sequence GTGAGATCAAAGAAGTTGAGCCGCAGATGCTCGACCGTGACGGCGGTCGCCCTCTCCGCCGTCCTGCTGCCCCTGTCCGCCGCCCACGCCGCGGACACGTCCCCCACCACGGTGAACCGGGCCACCACCGACGCCTTCGGCCGCGCGGCGGACGCCGTGTTCACCGATCGTACGGCCGCCCTCCTGGACGGGAACCAGGCCACCCGTACGGCGCTGAAGCCGACGGGAGGCATACCGCTGTCCGCCGCGCTGACCCGTACGGAGAACACCGCGGTCTCCTCGCTGCGCGGCACCCGCTCCCGCCTCGCGGCGCTGGGCGAGGCCTACACCGCCGCCGACACCCAGGTCACCGTGAACAGGACCCGGGTGAAGGGAAAGCGGGCCACTGCCTGGGTCACCGAGACCACCACCCTCACGTACGAGAAGATCCGCGGTGACGAGCCCGACACGACGGGCTTCCGCGCCCACCACGTACTGACCTTCACCGCCCAGCCGGACGGCACCTGGAAGCTGTCGGGTGAGCGCTCGACGGACAAGGGCCCCCGCCAGGTCAACGAGCCCGTCACCGGCACGACGCCGCGCAAGACCACGATGGCCGCTGTCGACGCCCCCCGGGCAGCGACCACGTATCCCGCGCCCGCCAACCCCAAGACGCTCACCGGCTCCACGTACGACTACGCGGCGATGGCGACGTACGCCGAGAAGTACTGGAAGAACTACAACACCGCCTACCGGAAGTTCAATTCGGTCGGCGGCGACTGCACCAACTACCTGAGCCAGTCCCTGAACGCGGGCGGCTGGAAGCAGGTCAGCAGCTCGTCGGAGGAGTACGGCACCTGGTCCTACGGCACCTCGACCCAGACCGACACCTGGGTCGGCGTGAACGAGTGGTCGTGGTTCACCCAGACGGCCAAGCGGACCACGGCCCTGGCGAACGTCTACCAGATGGACGTCGGTGACGTGATGCAGATGGACTTCGACAAGGACGGGTCCAAGGACCACTCCATGATCACGTCGTACCGGAGTTCGAGCGGCGTTCCGTATCTGACCTACCACGACACCGACACCTACCGCAGGTCGGTGTCGAGCATCCTCGCCTCGTACCCGACCTCGGCGTACTACGCGTACCGCACCTGA
- a CDS encoding DUF4383 domain-containing protein encodes MAAHALRRRSGPDSGRGSRRRIFFDEHLPVDHRLSTFYRIGAGLMGLVLLAFGILGLIDRVGFFETGGDTVAGLNTNGSLSVLSICVGGLLFAGMVIGGNFASTLNMVLGVAFILSGFVNLALLDTGFNFLAFHIQNVLFSFVVGVMLMFFGMYGRVGSALPHDNPYWKARHPEQLERERRLSASATALQRARRAVPKG; translated from the coding sequence ATGGCCGCACACGCGCTGCGCCGGCGGTCCGGGCCGGATTCCGGGCGCGGTTCCAGGCGGCGCATCTTCTTCGACGAGCATCTGCCCGTCGATCATCGTCTCAGCACCTTCTACCGGATCGGCGCGGGCCTCATGGGCCTGGTGCTGCTCGCCTTCGGCATCCTGGGCCTCATCGACAGGGTCGGCTTCTTCGAGACCGGCGGGGACACGGTCGCGGGGCTGAACACCAACGGCTCGCTCAGTGTGCTGTCGATCTGCGTCGGGGGGCTGCTGTTCGCGGGGATGGTGATCGGCGGGAACTTCGCCTCCACGCTCAACATGGTTCTCGGCGTCGCCTTCATCCTGAGCGGCTTCGTGAACCTGGCGCTGCTCGACACCGGCTTCAACTTCCTCGCCTTCCACATCCAGAACGTGCTGTTCAGCTTTGTCGTGGGCGTGATGCTGATGTTCTTCGGCATGTACGGGAGGGTCGGCTCGGCCCTGCCCCACGACAACCCGTACTGGAAGGCCCGCCATCCGGAGCAGCTGGAGCGCGAGCGGCGGCTGAGCGCCTCGGCAACGGCCCTGCAGCGTGCGCGCAGGGCCGTGCCGAAGGGGTGA
- a CDS encoding DUF4097 family beta strand repeat-containing protein, which yields MGSQPQGEIIMARTVPVRAASVAGVVGVVVALIAGVTACGASAGDDKEPEHRSFALHGRALTVDSDDSAIDLVVADSDAVHTVQVTRWFEGHVVVGGDPKVTWAMEDGDRLVLRMKCSGVVADCSARHRIVVPRGVAVSVADGDGRVTARGFEEALSVRTADGSVRVTDSSGPLDLRSADGSISALGVDSRRVRARTQDGSVRLELGVVPDLVQSRSQDGSVTIALPHNSYRVTADSGDGSVDVSVPRDPASSHVVSAHTNDGKITVRTAN from the coding sequence ATGGGCAGCCAGCCTCAGGGGGAGATCATCATGGCCCGTACCGTTCCCGTCCGCGCGGCCTCCGTCGCCGGCGTCGTCGGCGTAGTCGTCGCCCTCATCGCGGGCGTCACCGCCTGTGGCGCGTCCGCGGGGGACGACAAGGAGCCCGAGCATCGGTCCTTCGCCCTGCACGGGCGGGCGCTCACCGTCGACTCGGACGACTCCGCGATCGATCTTGTCGTCGCGGATTCCGACGCGGTCCACACCGTCCAGGTCACCCGATGGTTCGAAGGGCACGTCGTCGTCGGTGGGGACCCCAAGGTCACCTGGGCCATGGAGGACGGTGACCGGCTGGTGCTGCGGATGAAGTGCTCGGGTGTCGTCGCCGACTGTTCGGCCCGGCACCGGATCGTGGTGCCGCGCGGTGTCGCCGTCAGCGTGGCGGACGGGGACGGACGGGTGACGGCGCGTGGCTTCGAGGAGGCGCTCAGCGTGCGTACGGCGGACGGTTCCGTCCGTGTGACGGACTCCTCGGGGCCGCTGGACCTGCGCAGCGCCGACGGGTCGATCAGCGCGCTCGGGGTGGACTCGCGGCGTGTGCGGGCCCGTACTCAGGACGGTTCCGTACGGCTCGAACTCGGCGTCGTACCCGACCTGGTGCAGTCGCGCAGCCAGGACGGCTCCGTCACCATCGCGCTGCCCCACAACTCCTATCGGGTGACCGCCGACAGCGGCGACGGGTCCGTGGATGTGTCTGTGCCCCGTGACCCGGCCAGTTCCCATGTGGTGTCCGCCCACACGAACGACGGGAAGATCACGGTACGAACCGCGAACTAA
- a CDS encoding integrase yields the protein MQQTRHSSVRAALIYQHLVNGRDHQIADYVDGQIKKVKRPPQGPSGT from the coding sequence GTGCAGCAGACCCGCCACTCGTCGGTGCGAGCCGCGCTGATCTATCAGCACCTCGTCAACGGCCGCGATCACCAGATCGCCGACTACGTGGACGGTCAGATCAAGAAGGTGAAGCGGCCTCCGCAGGGCCCATCTGGCACGTAA
- a CDS encoding IS3 family transposase (programmed frameshift), with the protein MPKPYPEEFREDVVRVARNRGPDVTLEQVAADFGVHAVTLSKWMRRADIDDGLQPGTTTQENAELRAARQRIKLLEQENEVLRRAAASLSQANLPKRIYLLVKELAAHGVPVTVTCRVLRLARQPYYRWLDRPVTDAVLEEAYRANALFDAHGDDPEFGYRFLADEARGAGEVMADRTAWRICRDNRWWSVFGKRRGRIKKAGPPVHDDLVRRDFTADGPNRLWLADITEHATGEGKLYLCAVKDVFSKRIVGYSIDARMKSRLTVTALNNAVARREHVAGCILHTDRGSQFRSRKFVRALGGHQMAGSTGRAGAAGDNAAMESFFSLLQKNVLDRRSWATRQELRIAIVTWIERTYHRRRRQASLGRLTPVEFETVMTTPALQTA; encoded by the exons GTGCCCAAGCCTTATCCCGAAGAGTTCCGCGAGGACGTCGTGCGGGTCGCGAGGAACCGCGGCCCGGACGTGACACTCGAGCAGGTGGCCGCCGACTTCGGCGTCCACGCGGTGACGCTGTCGAAGTGGATGCGCCGCGCGGACATCGACGACGGGCTGCAACCCGGAACGACCACGCAGGAGAACGCGGAACTACGGGCCGCGCGTCAGCGGATCAAGCTGCTGGAGCAGGAGAACGAGGTCCTGCGCCGGGCCGCGGCCTCCCTGTCGCAGGCGAATCTGCCG AAAAGGATCTACCTGCTCGTGAAGGAGCTGGCCGCGCACGGGGTTCCCGTCACGGTCACGTGCCGGGTCCTCAGGCTCGCCAGACAGCCCTACTACCGCTGGCTCGACCGGCCGGTGACCGATGCCGTGCTGGAGGAGGCTTACCGGGCGAACGCGCTGTTCGACGCCCATGGTGACGATCCGGAGTTCGGTTACCGCTTCCTGGCTGATGAAGCCCGCGGCGCGGGGGAGGTCATGGCCGACCGGACCGCGTGGCGGATCTGCCGGGACAACCGCTGGTGGAGCGTGTTCGGGAAGAGGCGCGGCAGGATCAAAAAGGCCGGTCCGCCGGTGCACGACGACCTGGTCCGCCGCGACTTCACCGCGGATGGCCCCAACCGGCTGTGGCTCGCCGACATCACCGAACACGCCACCGGCGAAGGAAAGTTGTATCTCTGTGCGGTCAAGGACGTCTTCAGCAAGAGGATCGTCGGCTACTCCATCGACGCGCGGATGAAGTCCCGCCTCACCGTGACCGCCCTGAACAACGCTGTTGCCCGGCGTGAGCATGTTGCCGGGTGCATTCTGCACACCGACCGCGGGTCGCAGTTCCGGTCACGGAAATTCGTCCGGGCGCTCGGCGGCCACCAGATGGCCGGTTCGACAGGAAGGGCCGGGGCGGCAGGCGACAACGCGGCCATGGAGTCCTTCTTCAGCCTGCTGCAGAAGAACGTCCTCGACCGCCGCTCGTGGGCCACGCGTCAGGAACTGCGGATCGCGATCGTGACCTGGATCGAGAGGACCTACCACCGACGCCGCAGACAAGCCTCGCTCGGCCGACTGACCCCCGTCGAATTCGAAACCGTCATGACCACACCGGCCCTCCAAACCGCGTGA
- a CDS encoding DUF4231 domain-containing protein, with the protein MSGTDDGQSLEAHPPVSRPVAAAQDYVEGRLSQYQKWYDKKAVKTKAMHLRMRTISVVGGALVPVLVNLDLSFAKLTATVLSLIVVGSVSLESVYRYREQWKNYRSTEQLLGHERIYFETKVGPYSGLSEAEAFTTLVARVESAIANENSATLNVMTLGGQVSTDVQTPPGVPDARRELR; encoded by the coding sequence ATGTCAGGAACGGATGACGGTCAGTCACTCGAAGCCCACCCGCCTGTCTCCCGGCCTGTGGCCGCGGCGCAGGACTACGTGGAGGGGAGGCTGTCTCAGTACCAGAAGTGGTACGACAAGAAGGCTGTTAAGACGAAGGCCATGCATCTCCGGATGAGGACGATATCCGTCGTCGGGGGAGCCTTGGTCCCCGTGTTAGTCAACCTTGACTTGTCATTCGCCAAGCTTACCGCCACGGTGCTGAGCTTGATCGTTGTCGGCTCCGTCTCGTTGGAGAGTGTGTACCGCTACCGCGAACAGTGGAAGAACTACAGGTCGACCGAACAGCTCCTTGGGCACGAGCGGATTTACTTCGAAACCAAGGTAGGGCCCTACTCGGGTCTCTCGGAGGCCGAAGCATTCACGACTCTGGTCGCCCGTGTAGAGAGCGCAATCGCCAACGAGAACTCTGCGACCCTCAATGTGATGACCTTGGGTGGCCAGGTAAGCACTGACGTTCAAACACCGCCCGGCGTCCCAGATGCCCGGCGAGAACTTCGGTAG